A region from the Halobacillus mangrovi genome encodes:
- a CDS encoding ABC transporter permease/substrate-binding protein — protein sequence MNSFIEVFAQRQDVLWEKIWEHLQISIIALVIATLISVPLGLLLTRYQRVAEPIIGVAAVLQTIPSLAVLAFLIPFFGIGQTPAIIALTAYGLLPILRNAYTGIKEVDPALKEAATGMGMSSFRRLSRVELPLAMPVIMAGIRTSMVLIVGTTTIAALIGAGGLGDLILLGLDRGGDINLILLGAIPAALLAIVLDGILRLFERTSAKSGFRSLVSLLVIAALIAVGPLAFGGKVKDDLVLGAKLGSEPAILINMYKLLIEEETDLQVGLQPNLGKTDLVFSALQEGSIDIYPEFTGTALVSLLEQQAKSNDAEQVYQQAKEGMAETYDMAYLQPMKFNNTYAVATTQELAKQYDLETIGDLKPVEDQITAGFTLEFNDRQDGYQGMKEVYDLNFAQVKTMDPGLRQGAIESGDVDVIDAYATAGYMVDLNLKVLEDPKNLFPPYQGAPLMRQETLDKYPELEEILNQLEGKITGDQMRQMNYQVDFEDRDPEDVAREYLVEEGLIEK from the coding sequence ATGAATTCATTTATAGAAGTATTTGCCCAGAGACAAGATGTATTATGGGAAAAAATATGGGAGCACCTGCAAATTTCTATTATTGCTCTCGTGATCGCCACATTGATATCCGTTCCCTTAGGGTTGCTTTTGACGAGGTACCAGAGGGTAGCGGAGCCTATTATTGGAGTTGCCGCAGTTTTACAAACCATTCCGAGTTTAGCAGTCCTCGCTTTTCTTATCCCTTTCTTCGGAATCGGCCAGACCCCAGCTATCATTGCTTTGACTGCTTATGGTTTATTGCCAATTTTAAGGAATGCTTATACGGGAATTAAGGAAGTGGATCCTGCTCTTAAAGAAGCCGCAACTGGTATGGGAATGAGTTCCTTCAGAAGGCTATCACGGGTTGAACTTCCTCTGGCCATGCCGGTTATTATGGCAGGGATCCGCACATCTATGGTTCTTATTGTAGGTACTACAACCATTGCTGCTTTGATTGGTGCAGGCGGGCTTGGAGATCTTATTCTTTTAGGACTAGACCGAGGTGGAGACATTAATCTGATTCTATTAGGAGCTATTCCTGCTGCCTTGCTGGCTATAGTTCTTGATGGGATTTTACGTTTATTCGAACGGACATCTGCTAAATCAGGCTTTCGTTCACTCGTCAGTCTTCTCGTGATTGCTGCTTTGATCGCCGTCGGTCCCCTGGCTTTCGGCGGTAAAGTGAAAGACGACTTAGTATTAGGGGCGAAACTTGGTTCTGAACCTGCCATCCTGATCAATATGTATAAGCTTTTGATTGAAGAAGAAACAGATCTACAAGTCGGTCTGCAGCCTAACTTAGGAAAAACCGACTTAGTATTCAGCGCTCTCCAAGAAGGAAGTATCGATATCTATCCTGAATTTACAGGTACTGCACTTGTTTCACTGCTTGAGCAGCAAGCCAAAAGTAATGACGCAGAACAAGTGTATCAGCAAGCGAAAGAAGGGATGGCTGAAACTTACGACATGGCTTATCTCCAGCCGATGAAATTCAATAACACGTATGCAGTTGCTACGACTCAAGAGCTTGCCAAACAGTATGATTTAGAAACCATCGGTGATCTCAAGCCTGTTGAGGATCAAATTACAGCCGGTTTTACATTGGAGTTTAACGATCGTCAAGACGGGTATCAAGGCATGAAAGAAGTTTATGACCTTAATTTTGCTCAAGTTAAAACAATGGATCCTGGCTTACGTCAAGGTGCTATTGAATCTGGGGATGTGGATGTGATTGATGCATATGCGACTGCTGGGTATATGGTTGATCTTAATCTAAAGGTTCTGGAAGACCCTAAAAACTTATTCCCTCCATACCAGGGAGCTCCGTTAATGAGACAGGAGACGCTAGACAAGTATCCTGAATTAGAGGAAATCCTGAATCAATTAGAAGGAAAAATCACTGGTGATCAAATGCGCCAAATGAATTATCAAGTAGACTTTGAAGACCGTGATCCTGAGGATGTAGCGCGTGAGTATCTGGTAGAAGAAGGATTAATAGAGAAATAA